One part of the Augochlora pura isolate Apur16 chromosome 3, APUR_v2.2.1, whole genome shotgun sequence genome encodes these proteins:
- the Tpnciib gene encoding troponin C type IIb, with translation MDEEQVKMLRRAFSMFDSAKSGRIEKEKVRTILNTLGHTFDDHELEVILKQEDEEGSGKLNFDSFYRVASHFQEEDDEALQKELKEAFRLYDKEGNGYIPTSSLREILAALDDQITPDQMDGMIAEIDTDGSGTVDFDEFMEMMTGD, from the exons ATG GACGAGGAACAAGTGAAAA TGCTCAGGAGGGCTTTCTCCATGTTCGACTCGGCGAAGTCGGGCCGGATCGAGAAGGAAAAAGTGAGGACGATCCTGAACACCCTGGGGCACACTTTCGACGATCACGAGCTCGAGGTGATACTGAAGCAGGAGGACGAGGAAG GCAGCggcaaattgaatttcgacTCGTTCTACCGGGTGGCGTCCCACTTCCAAGAGGAGGACGACGAGGCGCTGCAGAAGGAGCTGAAGGAGGCTTTCAGACTGTACGACAAGGAGGGGAACGGATATATTCCCACCAGCTCGCTGAGAGAGATCCTGGCCGCCCTCGACGATCAGATAACGCCCGATCAAATGGACGGCATGATCGCTGAAATTGATACCGACGGATCCGGCACTGTTGACTTTGACG AGTTCATGGAAATGATGACCGGCGATTAA